Genomic segment of Triticum aestivum cultivar Chinese Spring chromosome 6A, IWGSC CS RefSeq v2.1, whole genome shotgun sequence:
tgcttTCATTTTTCTTGTTTCCATTTCAAGTTTATATCTTTTTCAGAAAAAATAGAAATTAAAAATATTAGTAATTTTCAGAATGTGTTCATTTTTTTCAAATGTTGTTCCGGTTTTCAATTTTTTCACAAATTCtaaagaagctttagtatttcaaaATTTATCCACTTCTTTTACAAAAATGATCCAAAGTTTTTAAAAATTTAAATTTCGGAAAATGTTTGCATTTTAATATTTTGCTCACAATTCAAAACATGTTcacggattcaaaaaatgttcatgttttcaataaTAATTCGTGTTTCCAAGATTCAAAAAATGGTTGTTGAATTTCATAAAATGCTCACGTTTTGAAAAAGTTgtcatttttttcaaaaatgttcctattttaaaaaaaatcacaaattcaacAAATATCAGGTTTTCATAATTTTTtcgcaaatttaaaaaatgtttatgagaatttaataaaatgtttgcaTTTTTAAAAATCGTTCATAATTTCTggtgtttttcaaaaaaattcctgttttgcaaaaaatgtcgtagtttcaaaaaatgttcttgttttccatATTTTTCACTTTTTTACAAAATATGTTTGCGATTCCCAAAAAATTTTCCTTTTTATAAATATATTGACTTTTGTGAAAAAGGAAAACACATTTGCTAGCAGAACTTTTGTTACCCTCACTTTTGTCTCTTTAGGTATTTAGCCGTTTTTTTCAAAAGACTGCACACTCTAGAACATTAGTGCTACATTGTTTATGTAAAACGTGTGGACCATTCTGTCGAGACTTCACTTTACACGATCCCAATTTATTCGAATATCAATGTCTTTTTTTCCTACAATGTTGTGAATTAACAGAAAAACATAAAAATACTCATGAATTTTAAATATGTTATTATTTATAAAAATTTCCTAGTTTTTTAAAATATAAACTTCAAAATATTATGCTATTTGAAAATATTCAGGTATATTAAAAAATCTCAAATTAAAATCCAGTATTTCAAAAAAGAATCATGAATTTAAGacaaaaatatataaaaacaagaaaaaggaaaaggaaaggaaATGAAAAGACGAAAAAAAATAAGACAACAACATGCGAAACCGGCGGTGAACTGAGCCTAGCTCATAAGGTTAGGTTCCTTGTGGCGGAACCAACCCACACAGGGTTAAAGTCATGGACTTTGTATTGGTTGTATTTTACTTGATTTATTTCAGACCTTTCATCGATGTACCTTTAGTAGAAAGAGACGTTCACATCGATCACAAAGTTGTTCGATATAGGAAATTGCCGGGGAAAGGCCACTTGATCAAAATGAGCCTTGGCCAGGCTTCTGGGTGAAGCTTACGGTAGCACATATGCATCGGATTCGCGCTCAATATTGGTGTCACTTTTTTTTCATGAATACACAAAGCTTGTGTATCAttcactaacagaagaagaagaataagtacataaggtacaacacatgacacgaacGCAGATAGACATGAaaagtggcggagccaggaaaaatGAGTGAGGGGGGCCATAGTGTTGTTAATCCTTGTTGGGCAGGGCCAGCCCACTAGATTACACTATTTTAACAGCAAAAAATCATATATTTACATGCATATTAGGCCTAAACCAGTGTTGTTAGGGGGGCCAGGGCTCCTGCTGGTCCCCCTGTCTCCGTCATTAGACGTGAACATAGTGTCCGAGCAGAAAGACTAGAGATGCTCAGCCAAACAGAGGGGACTAACCCGAGTCAAGAGCGGCCTTGCCAAACCAAGAGAACTCCAGCATCCTGCGAGCCAAAAAATCGAGGACACCGCGAGCGAGCCTGGCGCCACTTTGGATTCGAGATTTCGCTCAACACTGCTGCGTGGTTTGCTTTGTGGGACTGTCCAGTTTGACGCGCCGTGGAACAGTGCGTCGCACAGCGGCAACTTTTCCAGTAGTAGTAAATGCCACCTGTGTCAGATATGCATGCATCGGGTAGAGAGACGATGCAGACGACTGGTGCCACAGGCTCACAGCTGCATCATCATATCTCTGCGTCGGAACACATTCATCATCTCTAAGACTAGAAAATAAGGAGACAGCTCGTCCGTAGCCTGAACTGAAACGCGTAGTAAATTACTCCAAAATGTTGGACATGGACAAATGTTGGGGTTGTTTACTTATTATTATCCTTCGGGAAACCAGGCTACAAATGTTGGCCACACCTGCAACACAAGTTGTGTGGTACAAAAAGGTTGTCACGAGCGGTAACAAACAATTGAATACCTCATGCACAATACTCTACTACTGGGTATCCCTGAGTCACGTGAAGAAGAAAACTTGATCGAAAGCTGGCTGATTGATTGCAGGCGCACTGCACATGCCCCTTCCTGCAGCCGCAGCCGCACTGATGGCCAACCACCACCCCTTCCGCTCTGCGCTATCAATACCATCCCTCTCCCTGGCCCTCTCTCTCTTCTCCACCTCTACTAAAAAATCTCTAGCTTGGCACTGTTTGTTCCTGTGTGTAGACACCGCGAAGTGGACGAGCTCACGTGACACGTCCATCGCGGTACGGTACGTATGTATCGTCAAGAAATGAAACGAACCAATCAGCAGGGcggtggtactactactagtagtatctTTGTGAGCTCATGTCGTCCTTCTCGTGGCCATGGCGACGCCGGTGAGGTCGCCGCCGTACTCCTCCAGCACCACCAGCAGGTTGCCGCCCGGCTTCAGCCACGAGCGCGGCACGTGGTACCTGCACGCACaccatttttattttcattttctcacCCTCGTAATAAGGGAAAAAAGGTTACCCAGTCGTGCAAACGGGGTGAGTGATTGCTGTCCGGGCTTAGTACAGTACCATCTCTGGGAGAGCTCGCCGCAGTTGGAGCGGCACTTGTCCTGGCGGTACGTCCCGGCGTAGCTGCACCGGCCGCAGCCGCCGGAGGGGGCCTTGTACGACCAGTACCGGCCGACGTGGTGGCCGTTCACCCACATCTGCCCCTTCCCCATGCTCCCCATGTCCAGCGCCACCGGGTCGCTCCCCACCGGCGCGGTGAACAAGGCCTGCCAGACCATCAACACAGCCACAGCTGCCGTCAGAAATGGCGAGACGAAGGAAAACAACCTGATAACTCATGTTGCAAAGGTGCATTATTGTTGCTGCGAGCACTGACCTTGTGCCAGGTCAGTGGCTGCTTGTTACCAGGACCGCCCCACTCCACGGAGGAGCTTCCGGCGACGGTGTGGAGCCCCAGCGACTCGCCTTTCAGGCCAACCTGATATGTCCATTTCTGATGGCTCAGGTCTCTCTTCCCCGAATTTAGCCCGGAGACGGTCACCGGCCCGAGGACGCCGACATTCCACCTCTCGAAATGGTTCCCGTCATTCTACATGTGCAGCAACGCCATATACCAGTGTTACAAACAGCTTCAAATCCAAGGGCATAAATAAACTCAGCTGTGGCCAGCTTACAGGAAGGCCAACTGCTGAACTCAGGATGGAGATCTTGTTGCTCCCTTGCCACATCTTCACATGCCCGTCATACGTCAGCTTCGGGTTGTTGTAACCGCCATAAACAGAACCTGCAACACAAACACAATCATCCAAGGTCATCACATTTGGTATCTTCCTGTGATGGTGCAACGTAATATAGATCTATGAAAGTGTTGGTACCGTATGATTTTCCGTTGACGAAGACTTGCATCGAGTGCCCAGCGGAGTAGATGGTGAGCTGAGGCCACTGGCCGTTCTTTGCGAGCTCATTGGCACCAATGTTGACGCTGCGACAAATGTAAAACCAGAGTTTGTGGAATGTTCAAGGGTTCAGATATGATTAGTCGAAATCGCCCATGTCGACTATCAAGGTCGGTCAGTCACTCACTATGTGGTGTACCACAGGTAGTCTGACTTGTCCCATGTCATGCTCAGCTGCTCAACCAGGCCATTCTTCGTGAAGGCGCTGCCGTCGAGTGAGTTTGTGTCCTCGCTATACGACTGCCAAGCGAACCGCACCACCGGATGCATTTTTGGCAGCAGTGTTGGCTCCTTCACCTGCACGGTTACAACAATTGCTTGTTAGATGATACGCTCCTCTTGCCTAGTTCACAGAGAGGTTTACGCTTCAGGGTTCCACTCACCGTCGCGGTGTTGAAAACCGCTGTTTTGCAGTCCGGCAGAATGCTGATGGACCAAGCAGGGAGGTCATAGTGTCTCCCATTGAACCTGACTTTCACTGCAGCATTCATGTGGTAATTTGACAGGAACGCGGCGCAAGCTCCATTCTTCGACTTGAAGACGTATGCCTGAAGGACAATAGTAGTCACCGAATATGTTTAGTAAATTTTGCATTCCGAGAATGTTGCCAGATTGTTCATGTTGCATAGGGATTTTAACCTTCTCGTAGTTCCCTAGCGACTGGACAGTCGGATCACCAGAGACCAGTACAGGCTCAGCCTGCTTGATGGCTTTGTGCAGGTCCCTCAAGTGACCCCATTTCGGCTGCCTAAGCAAACCTGAGATATACATGTGAAAATTTGTTAGGCGTTCCCACAAGCTATGCCAATCAAGATGATAAAAAAGGGAACATGGTAAAGCTCCAAAAGGCCAGCAGGAATtccttttttttcgaaaaggggggataccccagcctctgcatcagatcgatgcatacggccatcttattaaaccAAATAAGTTCCAACAAGGTCTCAAAGTCTCCTACTGAAAAGTGAacaaagctcacacagagccaacaTGGGCTAGAAACACAGACTAGCCATATaaaagacgccacaaccggctggctgaaaaagagataggtaaactaattgcctatcctattacatgatcgccatccaaaccggtttaAAAATGGGAGAGAATttcacttcccggcctctgcaccaactagggatgcatacggccattttagtatgagtaccaagataaacatggtcctcagatatttttaaatgagtatcaagatatttcttgatgagtggtttcaccacacaccaaacttgatcctcaataaacgggggaaaacccctgtgcatcacctgtcaattctaggaattgaactcgggtcgttaggctgcacaaccgcatgcccaaccactgagccaaggctctctttgcaAATACAGCAGTCACCGCATACCATATTCGTCGATCGGGGCGTCGTAATCGTAGCTGGTTGCGATGAAGGGACCGCCCGCGGTACGTCCAAAGTTGGTTCCTCCGTGGTACTGCACCGTAACATGTAAATGGTCAGAGCAAGTAGAAGCATTCACTGCAATGCCATGGCAGTCGTGACCATGATCCCCTACTCTACTCACCATGTAGTAGTTGACGAAGGAGCCACCCTTCTGTATGAACCTGGCCACCGCAAAGGCCATGTCCTCCACCGGCCGGTGAGGGACCGCCCCTCCGAACGACGTAAACCTAGgacaaaataaaatatgaattgtaTTGATCGCTCTCAGTGTTTGAAATATGAATAATATGAATATTGCAtttggattggtatgaacaagtATGATCGAGGAAACGTACCACCCGGTCCAGGCCTCGGTCCACATGGTCGGCTTGTTCTTCTTGTTTGGGGTGAAGTAATCACAGTAAAAGCCATTGCAAGTGTTAATCTGCCATGATCCAGAAAGGTGAGAATTAATTGGAAAAGTGGTCAGCATATAATTATCAACACATTTATTCAACACCAGCCACACCACCAACAAAGGTTACTCTACATGTACTACTACTACTCCTTATATGTGTACCACGGGGTCTGGGGCGTCTTCTTGTTTGCACATCACCCATGGCACGCCGGTGTTGGTCGCGACAGCCATCTTGGCAGCCCAGTTCGCATACGGCTTGGCGCCGCTGCCCCCGACAGACTCCATCGGCCCAAACTCGTTCTCCACCTGCACAATTGGCCAGAGAGACTATCAATCACTAGTCCACTTCTTATCTGCACTGCAAATGGCAATGCCACTGATGGAGAGTCCCCGACTTCCAACCTGAGACATGATGATCGGACCGCCTTGCCATTCGAACAGCCTCTCGGATTTCATCATGGACACAATCTTCTCAACGAACCTCTGCATCTCTGCCTACAATGACCCAAAACATCACACAATTAGGCACAATTTCTGGTAGAACAAATTAGACACAAATTGTTCATGCTTTGAGATGAAACTAGACACGATGTTGTGAATGATGGGCGGGATCAAAAGG
This window contains:
- the LOC123127316 gene encoding beta-galactosidase 4, whose protein sequence is MVPPLVAGGGLLLAAFVAFSLAASSANAAVSYDHRSLLINGRRRILISGSIHYPRSTPEMWPGLIQKAKDGGLDVIQTYVFWNGHEPVKGQYYFSDRYDLVRFVKLAKQAGLYVHLRIGPYVCAEWNFGGFPVWLKYVPGISFRTDNGPFKAEMQRFVEKIVSMMKSERLFEWQGGPIIMSQVENEFGPMESVGGSGAKPYANWAAKMAVATNTGVPWVMCKQEDAPDPVINTCNGFYCDYFTPNKKNKPTMWTEAWTGWFTSFGGAVPHRPVEDMAFAVARFIQKGGSFVNYYMYHGGTNFGRTAGGPFIATSYDYDAPIDEYGLLRQPKWGHLRDLHKAIKQAEPVLVSGDPTVQSLGNYEKAYVFKSKNGACAAFLSNYHMNAAVKVRFNGRHYDLPAWSISILPDCKTAVFNTATVKEPTLLPKMHPVVRFAWQSYSEDTNSLDGSAFTKNGLVEQLSMTWDKSDYLWYTTYVNIGANELAKNGQWPQLTIYSAGHSMQVFVNGKSYGSVYGGYNNPKLTYDGHVKMWQGSNKISILSSAVGLPNDGNHFERWNVGVLGPVTVSGLNSGKRDLSHQKWTYQVGLKGESLGLHTVAGSSSVEWGGPGNKQPLTWHKALFTAPVGSDPVALDMGSMGKGQMWVNGHHVGRYWSYKAPSGGCGRCSYAGTYRQDKCRSNCGELSQRWYHVPRSWLKPGGNLLVVLEEYGGDLTGVAMATRRTT